The following are from one region of the Thiocapsa rosea genome:
- a CDS encoding outer membrane protein, which yields MFHGIMFATGLLVSGIGMSAAAADPTWGGFYVDGAIGARSTTTDVKSSATYSTYSENRFNRIPFTELRTDTYNTTNDGGGTNFLGQISGGWRWDNGQIVAGIGLFFDLSGDDAGQTKDNGTSSTTYSPAGPDERSTFFSDSGELKQTSRYGIGLDIAPSWRTQPYLKVVYAWSDIELKMRTSECGTSHGYGPTALSYDETYSGLGIGGGVRHLFDDHLYFFAEAMWQDLGSKSFNSVALCGDFGSLYKAEYGEYASGTQTVKLEPTNLTGVVGIGWKF from the coding sequence ATGTTTCACGGGATCATGTTTGCGACGGGCTTACTGGTATCAGGCATCGGTATGAGTGCTGCGGCGGCCGACCCAACCTGGGGCGGTTTCTACGTGGATGGCGCGATCGGCGCTCGCAGCACGACGACCGATGTAAAGAGCAGCGCGACATATAGCACATATTCCGAAAACCGCTTCAATAGAATCCCGTTTACGGAATTGAGAACCGACACGTACAACACGACAAACGACGGAGGCGGCACCAACTTTCTTGGCCAGATTTCCGGCGGATGGCGTTGGGACAACGGTCAGATCGTGGCCGGGATCGGACTCTTTTTCGACTTGTCGGGCGACGATGCCGGTCAGACGAAGGACAACGGTACCAGCTCTACCACCTACTCGCCCGCTGGCCCGGATGAACGCAGCACCTTTTTCTCCGACAGCGGGGAGCTGAAACAGACCAGCCGCTATGGAATCGGCTTGGACATTGCCCCGAGCTGGCGGACTCAACCTTATCTAAAGGTGGTCTACGCGTGGTCGGACATCGAGCTGAAGATGCGCACGTCCGAGTGTGGCACCTCACACGGGTACGGGCCCACGGCGCTGTCCTACGACGAGACCTATTCGGGCCTCGGCATCGGCGGCGGCGTACGCCATCTCTTCGACGATCACCTGTACTTCTTCGCCGAGGCAATGTGGCAAGACCTGGGGTCGAAGTCGTTTAATAGCGTCGCGCTGTGCGGGGACTTCGGGTCGCTCTACAAGGCCGAGTACGGCGAGTACGCTTCCGGCACCCAAACGGTCAAGCTCGAGCCGACCAACCTGACCGGCGTCGTCGGGATCGGGTGGAAGTTCTGA
- a CDS encoding substrate-binding domain-containing protein, whose translation MNNLDRPRCRRRGRLLAGAVCLLALAASAAAQATGADREARSSEFLTVCGDSNHLPFSNDRYEGFENKIAQLIADELGRPLYYRWWPQTVGFVRNTIRMRLCDLIMGITSVNELVQNTNPYYRSVYTLVYRSDSGLTLTALDDPQLKLNQLRIGVVAGTAPATLLTRYGLWDQTRSYERAVDPRLYAPARDAVTDVAAGDLDVALVWGPIAGYYAARQAVPMTVVPLPGEIESVQLAFNVSMGIRDRETEWKHELNTLLNRLAPRIQAILLDYHVPLLDQANHPILPE comes from the coding sequence GTGAACAATCTCGACCGTCCCCGGTGTCGGCGACGCGGTCGGCTCCTTGCCGGGGCAGTGTGCCTCTTGGCGCTTGCGGCTAGCGCTGCGGCTCAAGCTACTGGTGCTGATCGCGAGGCGCGCAGCAGCGAGTTCTTGACGGTTTGCGGAGATTCCAATCACTTGCCGTTCTCAAATGATCGGTACGAGGGCTTCGAGAACAAGATAGCGCAGTTGATCGCGGACGAATTGGGACGCCCGTTGTACTACCGGTGGTGGCCGCAGACCGTCGGATTCGTGCGCAACACGATCCGGATGCGACTTTGCGATCTGATCATGGGAATCACCTCCGTGAATGAGTTGGTGCAGAACACCAACCCTTATTATCGTTCGGTTTATACTCTGGTCTATCGCAGCGACTCGGGGCTCACCCTGACTGCGCTCGATGATCCTCAGTTGAAGTTGAACCAACTTCGGATCGGCGTTGTCGCCGGGACTGCACCGGCGACCCTTCTAACGCGCTATGGTCTCTGGGATCAGACGCGTTCCTACGAGCGGGCCGTGGACCCTCGTCTCTATGCGCCGGCCCGTGACGCCGTGACGGACGTCGCCGCCGGGGATCTGGATGTTGCACTGGTCTGGGGCCCGATCGCCGGGTATTATGCTGCCCGTCAGGCGGTCCCTATGACCGTTGTGCCTTTACCCGGAGAAATCGAGTCGGTCCAGCTTGCCTTCAACGTCTCGATGGGTATTCGCGATCGCGAGACCGAGTGGAAGCACGAGCTCAACACTCTGTTGAATCGTTTGGCTCCGCGGATCCAAGCGATCCTGCTCGACTATCATGTGCCTCTACTCGACCAGGCGAATCATCCGATTCTTCCCGAGTGA
- a CDS encoding rhodanese-like domain-containing protein, with protein sequence MMALNLAAAADLMQESLFDSDGYRIAAFLAPVPASCPGAETLFRANQLQALMIEGAIVLIDVLPMPARPEGLPPATLWLPPSHENIPGSVWLPNVGYGRLSEELDAYFKRHLGRLVDDKPDTRLVIYCKADCWMSWNAARRAAGYGYRAVYWYPGGTTDWAAAGLPLAKAIPVPLE encoded by the coding sequence ATGATGGCCCTGAACCTCGCAGCCGCAGCGGACCTCATGCAGGAGTCCTTGTTTGATTCGGATGGCTACCGGATCGCTGCATTTCTGGCTCCGGTACCGGCAAGCTGCCCTGGCGCCGAAACCCTCTTCCGAGCGAATCAACTCCAGGCGCTCATGATTGAAGGCGCGATCGTCCTGATCGATGTCTTGCCGATGCCGGCGCGGCCGGAGGGGCTTCCGCCCGCGACACTGTGGCTGCCGCCATCGCATGAAAATATCCCCGGCTCCGTCTGGCTGCCCAACGTCGGCTATGGCCGACTGTCCGAGGAATTGGACGCCTATTTCAAAAGGCATCTCGGCCGACTCGTTGACGACAAACCGGATACACGCCTAGTCATTTACTGCAAGGCAGACTGTTGGATGTCCTGGAACGCGGCCCGGCGTGCCGCAGGGTATGGCTATCGGGCGGTCTATTGGTACCCTGGGGGTACGACCGATTGGGCCGCCGCCGGACTGCCCCTTGCGAAGGCCATCCCGGTACCCTTGGAATGA
- a CDS encoding PAS domain S-box protein, protein MTDTDDRPEQTIPPTDLPEDSEPGPGLTLRQRAEQIARDTPIRAPAAIAALSPGDLQRTFHELRIRQIELELQIEELRRARAETKATQTGDLDLDGRPPVGYCTVSASGEIQEANLAAVNPLGLTQGELIGQPLSRFIVGEDRDVFDLFRRSLFEAPTQSATDSGPAGRPVGCTLRMRNHDGAVAWARLEAIAAMDADRASICRVTLNDLTLRQQVEALQGRLQRAAIIIEDTLDWQSWFGLDGRYLWVNPAVEQLTGYSPEEILAMPDWVSVLIAEEDWPIFGETFRDAIRGSRGTGFETRYVRKDGVKRWISVDWKPVVDTQGKLLGTRASGRDITDLKLTEEALRRSQSMLARTEAIAHVGSWEWDAGTDSVTWSDELYRILQRDPAEGAPSFADHLKLYLPEDMKRLRDAEQTALAHGTPYELELRAVRKDGATRVLMAAGHADIDTEQRVARLFGFVQDVTERRAAGRALRDSEERFRAMFMNAPLCILILDADTGEMLDANPTACAQYGYGSVEALKADFDRMWLAEPYSREDAVQWAAKTIREGPQQFEWCYRHGGGQLRWEWVHSNTIVMQGKTRLFNFPSEGREMFMQFSWPVSGRADGVRAWRVRGACVPTARHQWCAPMPSPRG, encoded by the coding sequence ATGACAGACACGGATGATCGCCCCGAACAAACCATCCCCCCGACAGACCTTCCAGAGGACTCGGAACCGGGTCCGGGACTGACCCTGCGGCAGCGGGCCGAGCAGATCGCGCGCGACACCCCGATCCGGGCGCCGGCAGCAATCGCGGCACTGTCACCGGGCGACCTCCAGCGGACCTTCCATGAACTGCGGATCCGGCAGATTGAGCTGGAGCTGCAGATCGAGGAGCTTCGACGCGCACGGGCGGAGACGAAGGCCACTCAGACTGGTGACCTTGACCTCGACGGGCGGCCGCCTGTCGGCTATTGCACGGTCTCCGCATCGGGGGAGATTCAGGAAGCCAATCTCGCCGCCGTCAACCCATTGGGCCTGACCCAAGGCGAACTGATCGGTCAGCCGCTCTCCCGCTTCATCGTCGGTGAGGATCGGGATGTCTTCGACCTGTTTCGCCGATCGCTCTTTGAAGCGCCGACGCAATCCGCGACGGACTCAGGGCCGGCCGGCAGACCAGTTGGCTGCACACTGCGGATGCGTAATCACGACGGGGCGGTCGCCTGGGCGCGGCTCGAAGCCATCGCCGCCATGGATGCCGACCGGGCGTCCATCTGCCGAGTCACGCTTAACGACCTCACACTGAGACAGCAGGTCGAGGCATTGCAGGGCCGTTTGCAACGCGCCGCGATCATCATCGAGGACACCCTGGACTGGCAGTCATGGTTTGGACTCGACGGGCGCTACCTCTGGGTCAACCCGGCGGTGGAGCAGCTCACCGGGTATTCGCCGGAGGAGATCCTGGCGATGCCCGACTGGGTCTCGGTGCTGATCGCGGAGGAAGACTGGCCCATCTTCGGCGAGACCTTCCGGGATGCCATTCGCGGAAGCCGTGGCACGGGTTTCGAGACTCGCTATGTGCGCAAGGACGGTGTGAAACGCTGGATCAGCGTCGACTGGAAGCCGGTGGTCGACACCCAAGGCAAGCTGCTCGGCACCCGGGCCAGCGGACGGGACATCACCGATCTCAAGCTGACGGAAGAGGCGCTGCGGCGCAGTCAGTCCATGCTCGCGCGCACGGAGGCCATCGCGCACGTCGGTAGCTGGGAATGGGATGCAGGGACGGACTCCGTGACCTGGTCGGACGAGTTGTACCGAATCCTGCAGCGCGATCCGGCCGAAGGGGCGCCCTCCTTTGCGGACCATTTGAAACTCTATTTGCCCGAAGACATGAAACGACTCCGTGATGCGGAGCAGACCGCTCTCGCTCACGGCACGCCCTACGAGCTGGAGCTGCGCGCCGTTCGCAAGGATGGCGCGACCCGGGTCTTGATGGCCGCCGGCCACGCGGACATCGACACGGAACAGCGTGTCGCGCGCCTGTTTGGATTCGTTCAGGATGTCACCGAACGCCGCGCGGCCGGCCGCGCCCTACGGGACAGCGAGGAGCGGTTCCGTGCGATGTTCATGAATGCGCCGCTCTGCATCCTGATCCTCGACGCGGACACCGGCGAAATGCTCGATGCCAACCCAACCGCCTGCGCACAATACGGATATGGCTCGGTTGAGGCGCTCAAGGCCGACTTCGATCGGATGTGGCTCGCAGAGCCCTACTCCCGGGAAGACGCGGTGCAGTGGGCTGCCAAGACGATCCGGGAAGGCCCGCAGCAATTCGAATGGTGCTATCGCCACGGCGGAGGTCAATTACGGTGGGAATGGGTCCATTCGAACACGATCGTGATGCAGGGCAAGACTAGGCTGTTCAATTTCCCATCGGAAGGCCGAGAAATGTTCATGCAGTTTTCATGGCCGGTCTCAGGGCGCGCCGACGGCGTGCGAGCATGGAGGGTCCGAGGTGCATGTGTACCCACTGCTCGACATCAATGGTGCGCACCGATGCCATCGCCTCGCGGATGA
- a CDS encoding DUF6399 domain-containing protein yields the protein MTRRTRLEQAEHIAAAEARLSAGETQRGVAAAAGLARSTLRGWCGEVPRGDPPAGLTAFARSPEGIAWLHRMVVAAQFSITLRAAGGTRLVSEFLELSGLSAFVGVSDGAQHALNVALETAVVTVAAEQRTALAEGMPARAVTVCEDETFHPGICLVTIEPVSNFIVLEQYAADRTAATWTAALQGACTGLAVEVIQSTADEAKALRRHAETDFGAHHSPDLFHGQHEVSKATSLALARDLRQAEAGVAAAQIRWEAECAAQQAFEARVPRPLGRPPAFETRIDAALSALVACEAERDRARERQSEARALIRELGVLYHPYDPADGQTQPVERVAARFTAVWTRLKGLAEAADLPERARERIMKAERLTVQWLATLAFFFATVTARVEALALSPELEAAVLEQLIPAIDLERVASRSTAAETRHRVQAASTALLDALRRADHPLQRLAPEDSARVEQVAGACADLFQRSSSCVEGRNGQLSLHHHGRHRLSDRRLAALTGVHNFHIRRADGTTAAERFFGRTHPALFEQLLLRVPLPPRPRRRRLRPAKLPYLMPVAA from the coding sequence ATGACGCGGCGCACACGCTTGGAGCAAGCCGAGCACATCGCGGCAGCCGAAGCACGGCTGTCGGCGGGGGAGACGCAACGCGGCGTGGCGGCCGCTGCGGGTCTTGCGCGCAGCACCTTGCGGGGGTGGTGCGGGGAGGTTCCGCGCGGGGATCCGCCGGCGGGCTTGACGGCTTTCGCGCGCTCCCCGGAGGGGATCGCTTGGTTGCATCGGATGGTCGTGGCGGCGCAGTTCAGCATCACCTTGCGGGCGGCGGGCGGCACCCGACTGGTGAGTGAGTTCCTGGAGCTGAGCGGACTGTCGGCCTTCGTCGGGGTCAGTGACGGCGCGCAGCACGCGCTCAATGTCGCCTTGGAGACGGCCGTGGTCACGGTGGCCGCGGAGCAGCGCACGGCGCTTGCCGAGGGCATGCCGGCGCGTGCGGTGACGGTGTGCGAGGACGAAACCTTTCATCCGGGGATCTGCTTGGTCACCATCGAGCCGGTGTCGAACTTCATTGTCCTGGAGCAGTACGCCGCGGATCGCACCGCGGCGACCTGGACCGCCGCGCTGCAAGGCGCCTGCACGGGGCTCGCCGTGGAGGTCATCCAGAGCACCGCCGACGAGGCCAAGGCGCTGCGTCGGCATGCCGAGACGGATTTCGGTGCTCACCACTCCCCGGACCTCTTTCACGGCCAACACGAGGTCTCCAAAGCCACGTCCTTGGCGTTGGCGCGCGATCTGCGCCAGGCTGAAGCCGGCGTCGCCGCCGCGCAGATACGATGGGAGGCCGAGTGCGCGGCGCAGCAGGCGTTCGAGGCGCGCGTGCCGCGCCCGCTCGGGCGTCCACCGGCCTTCGAGACGCGCATTGACGCCGCCCTGAGCGCGCTGGTCGCGTGCGAGGCCGAACGCGACCGCGCACGGGAGCGCCAGAGCGAGGCGCGCGCATTGATCCGTGAACTCGGTGTGCTGTATCACCCGTATGATCCGGCGGATGGACAGACGCAGCCGGTGGAGCGCGTGGCGGCGCGCTTCACCGCGGTCTGGACGCGGCTGAAGGGATTGGCCGAGGCCGCCGACCTGCCCGAGCGCGCCCGCGAACGCATCATGAAGGCCGAGCGCCTGACCGTGCAGTGGCTCGCCACGCTCGCGTTCTTCTTCGCCACCGTGACCGCCAGGGTCGAGGCCCTCGCGCTGTCCCCGGAGCTGGAAGCGGCAGTCCTCGAGCAGCTCATCCCCGCCATCGACCTCGAGCGCGTCGCCTCCCGCAGCACCGCGGCCGAGACCCGACACCGCGTACAGGCGGCAAGTACCGCGTTGCTCGACGCGCTGCGGCGCGCCGATCATCCGCTGCAGCGTCTCGCGCCCGAGGACAGCGCTCGGGTCGAGCAGGTCGCCGGCGCTTGCGCCGATCTGTTCCAACGCAGCAGTTCCTGCGTAGAAGGACGCAACGGCCAACTGTCGCTGCATCATCACGGGCGTCATCGTTTGAGCGACCGCAGGCTCGCCGCGCTCACGGGCGTGCACAACTTCCACATCCGTCGCGCCGACGGCACCACCGCCGCCGAGCGCTTCTTCGGGCGAACACACCCCGCGCTGTTCGAGCAGCTCCTCCTACGCGTGCCCTTGCCGCCGCGACCGCGACGCCGCCGACTGCGTCCGGCGAAACTGCCCTATCTGATGCCGGTCGCGGCATGA
- a CDS encoding nucleoid-associated protein: protein MPIKHIIIHEISKEPSGAATMTLRQQENPVNEHAERVSSELAGLFKAVNIGGFHRPESPGLPGTRFELLLDGAFDGRDFSDFVGFSHAASELLSDELNSPQAQQAKGGYLLLNHSTHQEKLFLSVVLLRMRQGITLADDLSFTEVDELNLDTLHMAARINLTDWRTEASERYIAFKIGRQAKDVTHYFSNFIGCRDYTAAKADTRSLVSVTRDFCVRRNLSESETLGVRRHVEELCRERLAAGAPVLLEDISNLLDARYPPQTEEDGGLFLTIAQEDYGLTNSPAIDKTALRALVRFSGNTKKLAISFDADLLGSAVRYDRNTKSLTIMDLPDNLIDDLEKTTG from the coding sequence ATGCCGATCAAGCACATCATCATTCACGAAATCAGCAAAGAGCCGTCTGGAGCTGCCACCATGACTCTGAGACAGCAGGAGAACCCGGTCAACGAGCATGCCGAGCGCGTCAGCTCGGAATTGGCAGGACTGTTCAAGGCGGTCAACATCGGCGGCTTCCATCGGCCAGAGAGCCCCGGCCTTCCGGGAACGCGATTCGAGCTGCTCCTGGACGGTGCTTTCGACGGGCGCGACTTCTCGGATTTCGTGGGGTTCTCTCACGCCGCATCGGAGCTCCTCTCGGACGAACTCAACTCCCCGCAGGCCCAGCAGGCGAAGGGCGGGTATCTGTTGCTCAATCACTCCACGCACCAGGAGAAGCTCTTCCTTTCTGTGGTTCTGCTCCGCATGCGTCAAGGCATCACCCTGGCAGACGACCTAAGTTTCACGGAGGTCGACGAGCTGAACCTCGACACCCTGCATATGGCGGCTCGGATCAATCTGACGGATTGGCGGACTGAAGCGAGCGAGCGGTACATCGCTTTCAAGATCGGCCGCCAAGCCAAAGACGTCACGCACTATTTCTCGAACTTCATCGGCTGTCGCGATTACACGGCGGCCAAGGCGGACACCAGGAGCCTGGTCTCGGTAACCCGCGATTTCTGCGTACGACGTAACCTAAGCGAGTCGGAGACTCTCGGCGTGAGGCGGCACGTCGAGGAGTTGTGCCGGGAGCGCCTGGCCGCTGGCGCCCCTGTGCTCTTGGAAGACATCTCCAACCTTCTCGATGCGCGATACCCACCACAGACCGAGGAGGATGGCGGCCTATTCCTTACGATTGCTCAGGAGGACTACGGCCTCACCAATTCGCCGGCAATCGACAAGACCGCACTCCGCGCGCTCGTCCGGTTCAGCGGAAACACCAAGAAGCTAGCGATCAGCTTCGACGCGGACCTCTTGGGGAGCGCCGTCCGTTACGACCGTAATACGAAATCGCTGACCATTATGGATCTGCCAGATAACTTGATCGACGATCTTGAGAAGACTACTGGCTGA
- a CDS encoding c-type cytochrome, which produces MNLTSFPGHRRATAAQHLAAALLGGALFSPAISADYSSFKFSPETPYYVEDNKVDFGTYNGFRRYHSECHTCHGPAGMGSAYAPALMKSMEVLTFDQFVEVVINGRTGMDQRVMPGFASNLNVLPYISDLYAYLKARSDGVVGTARPPNFPKVKP; this is translated from the coding sequence ATGAACCTGACGAGCTTTCCGGGACATCGCAGGGCCACGGCGGCGCAGCATCTGGCCGCCGCGTTGCTTGGCGGCGCTTTATTTTCACCGGCGATTTCGGCGGACTATTCGAGCTTCAAGTTCTCCCCCGAGACTCCGTATTACGTCGAAGACAACAAAGTCGATTTCGGCACGTACAACGGCTTTCGCCGGTACCATTCCGAATGCCACACATGTCATGGCCCTGCCGGTATGGGTAGCGCCTATGCCCCGGCGCTCATGAAATCCATGGAGGTCTTAACCTTTGACCAGTTTGTTGAGGTCGTGATCAACGGCCGCACAGGTATGGATCAGCGGGTGATGCCGGGATTCGCGAGTAATCTCAATGTCCTGCCTTATATCAGTGATCTATATGCTTACTTGAAGGCGCGCTCCGACGGCGTGGTGGGCACCGCAAGACCTCCCAACTTCCCGAAAGTCAAACCGTGA